Sequence from the Sporohalobacter salinus genome:
TAAGTTCATTGTTTTTTTCATAATTTTAGCCATAAATTCAACCACTTTTTGGACAATCCCTAAGTAATATAATACTGACATTAAAGAAGAAAAGAAAATAATTGTAGGAACTACTGATAAAGCAAAACTAAACCCAGTATCCATTAACGAACCGAATAGAAAATCAGCACCTTTGGTAGAAAAACTTAAAATCTTAGATACAAAATCACTTAATTTTTCAAAAATTCGTTTTCCAATTGGTAATTTTAAAATTAAGAAAGCAAAAGTTAGTTGTAATATTAAACCACCAACAATAGGATGCCAATCAATCTTTTTTCTATTCTCCGAAATACCATACGCTATTCCTAATAGTACAAATATTCCCAAAACTCCAATAAATCGCGTCATATCAATAAGCCTCCTCTATAATATAATTAAATTACTTAACTTAAAAGAAAAATAGGTTACTTTATCTCTAATTTATTTCTAAAATTTAATGAATATGCAAAACTACCTCAACAAATAATCAACCTAATTCCTCTAATTTGATTAGCTCTTTATTTTACCTAGATTTACAAATACATTTTAATGTTTAAAATTATTCCATACGTAACCATACACAGTTTTCTTTTCATTAAAATAAATTATAAAAATCTGAAAATAATTGAACTTATTACTATATATTCAATAAAAATTCTTGTTTTCCTAGAAAAAATTATAAAATATATGAAAAAAAGCCATCAATATCTTATTTTAAGAAAAAAAGAAAAAATCCTTTCTTATGTTAATAATTAACCAATAAATTACAATCTAAAATAGAATTTTCCCCTAATTTTGATTAATTCTCTATTTCAACCTAGCTTTACAAATATATTTTAATGTTTAAAATTATACCATTCTTCTTATACTAATAAATGAATATTTAAAATAAGGAGACTAAATCTATGATCTGGAATAAAATCAAAAATTTTCTTCAAAATAAAGAAGAAAAAATTATTGAACGATTAATAACCGATGAACACGATGATAAGATCAAAAAAAATATAACAAAAAACCTAGATTATTTAAAGTCCAATCTTGCTCAAAGTGATGATCTAATCTTTAGAGAATTATTCATCGGCGGTCATCAAGAATTTAACGCCCAGATTATTTACATTGAAGAATTAATAAGTAAAGATGTATTACAACGTGAAGTATTAAAACCATTAATGTTTGAAATAGAGACTATTGATGAAAATACAAATATTAAAAAACAAATTAATAATACCTTATCTAAATTATCGATTCCTGTTAATAATGTTTCCATCTTAAACTCACTAAGTAAAGCTATTGAGAACATTCTATCTGGAAATGCTGTACTATTTATAGATGGCGTAGCTAAAGCCTTCAATTTAGATATTAAAACCTATCGTGGTCGTAATGTACAAAGATCTTTTATTGAAGCTACAACCCGCGGCCCACAAGAAGCCTTTAATGAAAGCTTAAAGATAAATACCGCTCTTATTAGAAAGAGACTTAAAGATAATAATCTAGTAATAGAATCTAAACAGATAGGAGAAAGGACAAAAACAGATCTTGCATTAGCCTATATCAATGATATTGCTGATAAAGATATTGTAAAAAAGATTAAAGACAGATTAGATAACATAGAAATTGATGGAGTCTTGGATATTGGTGTGATAAGTCAATATTTAGAAGGAAATTGGGCTTCTCCTTTTCCTCAATTTAAAGAAACAGAACGTCCAGACAAAGCGGTAAGTAGTCTATTAGAAGGCAGAATTGTTCTCATCTTAAATGGAACTCCTTTTGTAACGATTGTACCAGCAAACTTTATTCAGTTCTTTCAATCACCAGAAGATTACTATGATCGCTTCTATATTGGAACAGCTTTAAGAATATTACGATTAATGGCAGTCTTTATGGCAATCTCTCTACCTGCAATTTATATCTCTTTAGTATCCTTTCATCATGAACTTCTTCCTAGAGGGCTAGCTATGACAATTGCTGAAGCAAGACAAGGAATTCCCTTTCCTTCTTATTTAGAAGCACTCATTATGGAATTAAGTTTAGAACTTTTACGAGAAGCAGGAATTAGACTTCCTGGACCTATCGGACAAACTATTGGAATTGTAGGAGGTATTATATTAGGAGATGCAGCAGTTAGTGCTGGTTTAGTAAGCCCCCCAATGGTAATCATTGTTGCTTTAACAGCGATTGCTACCTTTGTAATTCCTAGTTATTCGGCAGCAATTCCATTACGATTACTACGTTTTCCAATGATGCTTCTATCTGCTATATTTAGTGTATATGGTATAATGATTGGCTGGCTTTTAATATTAATTCATCTCTGTAGTTTAGAAAGCCTTGGACAGCCTTACTTTGCCCCCTTTGGACCGATCAAATGGGCAGATTTAAAAGATACAATCTTAAGAGTTCCCAGAAGGTTAATGGTAACGCGTCCAAAGTCAATATCAACTCAACAGAAAGATGAACAGGATAGAAAAGGAGATTACGATAAGGGAGGAGACTAATTAAATGAGAATAGATGAAATCAAAAAGTACCAACTTTCAAGTAATCAATTAATGTTTATTATTATTCAAGTATGTGTAGGAATAGGAATTCTCTCCCTACCACGAGCTATTTCCAGCACTAGTAAACAAAGTAGCTGGTTATCAATTATCATTGGAGGCTTAATGTGGGTAGCAGCAGTATTCATTATGTATAAACTGGGCAGTCTCTTCCCAAAAGATACAATTATTGAATATAGTCCTAAAATTTTAGGCAAATTCTTAGGAAGCATAATTGGGATTAGTTATTTTGCCTATAGTACTTTTGCAGCAGCTATTATAGCTCGTCTCTTTATTACAGTCCTGACTAGATATATTTTACCCCAAACTCCCGTTTTAGTAACTATTATTATCTTAATCCTTACCTGTCTTTATTCTAGCAGTCTAGGATTCAAAACTATGGCTCGACTTCATCAATTTCTATTTTTTGCTCTAGTACCAACTTTTTTACTTTTAATACCTGCTAGTTTTAAGATTGATTTATTAAATTTACAACCTGTTTTTAATACGGGAATCAAGAGCATACTAAAAGGAAGTTATGATACTATGTCTAGTTATCTAGGAATAGAAATTATATTGTTGATATTCCCCTTTGTCAAACAAAAGAAAAAAGCATTTAAATACTCAGTAATTGGAATTGTCACTGTAATGTTAACTTATCTCTACATTGTAATAATTAATATCGGATTTTTTGGAAGTGATACATTACAACATATGATTTGGCCAACGATAAATATTCTTAAAGCAATTAGAATTCCTTTCTTTGGACGCCTAGAGTTTCTTTTTATCTTTTTCTGGATTGCCATAGTATTTACAACTGTTCAAGCCTATTGTCATAGAGCTAGTTATAGTTTAACTCAATTATTTAACTGGGAAGATCATCGGCTTAGTAATTTTATTCTATTTCCTATAATTATTAGTCTTGCTTCTATACCTGATGATATTTGGGAAGCCTTTAACTACATTAATTTGGTAGATCATTTGGGTACCATTTTGGCATTTGTTATTCCGAGTTCAATGTTACTAATTGCTAAATTAAGAGGAGTCAAAGGTAATCAATAGTATGCTAGGAATAAGTTATAAATTCTTGAAACTAAAATTTATCATTAATCACAGAAAGATTAACAGGACAAAATAGGAGATTACAATAAGGGAGGAGACTAATTAAGATGAGAATAGATGAAATCAAAAAATATCAACTTTCAGCTAATCAATTAATGTTTATTATTATTCAAGTATGTGTAGGAACAGGCATTCTATCTTTACCACGAGCTATCTCCAAAACTAGTAGACAAGATAGCTGGTTGGCAATTATCATTGGGGCTTTAATGTGGGTAACAGCTTTATTCTTTATGGATAAACTAGCTAGTCTCTTCCCAAAAGATACAATTATTGAATATAGTCCTAAAATTTTAGGCAAATTCTTAGGAAGCATAATTGCGATTAGTTACTCTGTCTATAGTACTATTACAGCTGCTATTATAGCTCGTCTTTTTATTACAGTTTTAACTAGCTATATATTACCCCAAACTCCCATTTTAGTAACTATTATTATCTTAATCCTTACTTGTCTTTATTCTAGCAATCTAGGATTTAAAACTATGGCTCGGCTTCACCAATTTTTATTCTTTGCTCTGGTACCAACATTTTTACTTCTAATACCTGCCAGCATTGAAATTGATTTACTAAATTTACGACCTGTCTTTAATACAGGAATCAAGAGCATATTAAAAGGAAGTTATGATACCATGTTTAGTTATGTAGGAATAGAAGTTCTGTTATTGATCTTCCCCTTTATCAAACAGAAGCAGAAGGTATTCAAATACTCAACAGCCGGAATCGGCGTCGTGACATTGACCTATCTCTATATTGTAATGATTGGCATCGGCTTCTTTGGAAGTAATACACTACAACATATGATTTGGCCGACGATCAATATTCTTAAAGCAATTAGAATTCCTTTTTTCGGCCGACTAGAATTTCTTTTTATCTTTTTCTGGATTGCTATAGCCTTTACCACTGTTCAGGTCTATTGTCATATGGCTAACTATAGTTTAACTCAATTATTTAATTGGGAAGACCACCGGCTTAGCAACTTTATTCTATTTCCTATACTCATTGGTCTTGCTTTTTTACCTAATAATATTTTAGAAGTTTATGACTATATTAATTTTATAGCTCAATTGGGAACTATTTTGGCTTTTGTCATTCCGCCTTCAATGTTATTAATTGCTAAATTGAGAGGAGTTAGAGGTGATCAACAATATGATTAAAAAGTTTTTAATCTTGTTAATTATAATCTTTATTACATTTCCTTTAGCTGGATGCTGGGATATTACTGAAATAGAAAGAACCCAATTTCCAACCTATATTACTATTGATAAGGCTAAAAATGATAACCAAGCTCCTTATTTATTTTCAATCCAGTTTCCTATTTTACGTCCTAAAGCATCCAAAAAGGTTAATAATCTATCTGTTCCAGCTTACTCAATGGGGAATGCTATCAATGAGCTACAAGGCAGGAGCATGGGGCTTTTATCATTAGGAATGCTAAGAACAGTTATCTTCAGCAAAAAAGTCGCTAAAAAAGGTTTGTTACCTCACATTGATTCTATATGGAGAAATCCTATCGTTCCTGGTTCAGTCTTATTTGCTATTGTCCAAAATCGGGCAGAAAAAATTGAGAAAGTTAACGTCCCTACCACTAAAAATCTAGGTAATTATATTGATCTTCTATTTAAAACTACATCACGTAATGCTCTACTGCCTGAAAGAAATCTAGTTAATTTCTTTAGTAATCTAAAAACTCAAGGAATTGAACCCTCGATTCCATTAATCAAGTATGGTAAGACCGATATTAAAATTATAGGTACTGCACTCTTTAGAAAAGATAAAATGGTAGGAAAATTACAAGTTCCTGAAACTAGAGCTTTATCATTGCTTACAGAAAAATTTACTAAAGGAGAAATTCCACTTAAAGTTAATGACCATATGGTTACTTATTATATCCAACAAGTCAATTCTAATATTGAACCTAATTATCATAATAATCGATTTATCTTCGACATTAATCTAGAACTGGATGTTGATGTAGTAGAAGATACATCAAGTAAGCAATTGATAGATAATAAAAAGGCCCTAGCTAATATGGAAAACTATTTAGAAGTAGCTATTAAAAAAGAAATCGGCATCTTATTTAATAAATTACAAAAACATAAAAGTGATGTAATTGGAATCGGCCGCAAAGTAAAAATAAAAACTCCTAAAAAATTTAATGAAGATGAGTGGCCCCAAGACTTTCAGAATGCAGAAACCAAAATTAAAGTTATAGTCAACATTAGACGTTTTGGAATTTCTACCTAAGAAATATTACTCATAGAATAATAAAGCAAAACTTCAATAATTATTGAAGTTTTGCTTTATTTATGTAAATTAAAACTTATAATTTACACCTACATCAAAGGTTACAATCTCTTGTGTATTTTCATAGTTAATTCCACTGTGTTTAATTATCATATTCTTATAATAAAAATACTGATCTTGTGTACCATCTAAATCAAATTTAGATAGCTTCCCCCATTTTAAAATTATTAAAATCAGTCTATTCATATCTAATTTTGCCCATTAAACTATCAACAGGAAAGATAAGCTCACTTCGCCCCCAATCTCCTGAAATTTCATATTCTGTTTCTCCATCAAGTCTTTGTAATTCAAGGGTGAAATTTTTATCTAACTTTACGATAGAATCAGATAATTCATCTCCAAATTGCTGAGCAAATGTAAAACTTGATAATAATAATATTAATATTAATGCTAATACAATAGAAAATAATTTCTTTCCCATCACAATACTCCCCTTTCAATTGCAAATTTTATCTTTTATCTACCATTATTAGGATATAGTTAAATAAAAAACAATAATTACCTTTTAATTATAGCATTTTTTATAATTATTTCTATAAAAGGCAATATATTTAATATAACTGTAATCAGGATAGATAAAATAAAAACTGCATATTTCAACAGTCAACTAATTTCTTATTTCAAACTTAATATATTTATTTTATAAAAAAGTTTATTTTTATACTCAATTACAACTTAACAATTTCAATATCAACTATTTTATATATAAACATAAATATCACTTATTAAAAATATGATTATATAAAGTTAATAAATAGTTAAGGAGGTTTTATTTTGAGTACAATAAAGAATAAAAAATCAATTTATTTTAAAGCTGCAATTGGAATCTTTATTACTATTTCTTTAATTATATTTTCTGAACAAGGATTCGAAGCAGCAGTTCAGGGCTTACATACCTGGTGGGAGATAGTCTTTCCAGCTCTACTTCCTTTTTTTATTATGGCGGAAATTCTTATGGGGTTAGGTGTAGTCCACTTCCTCGGAGCACTCTTAGAACCACTAATGCGGCCCCTCTTTAAATTACCAGGAGTTGGAGCTTTTGCATTTGCTATGGGATTAGCTTCCGGTTATCCTATTGGTGCTAAAATCACTGGTAATCTACGGCGAGATAAGTTATGTACGCAAGTGGAAGGAGAACGATTAATTGCTTTTTGTAATACAGCAGACCCACTCTTTATGATAGGAGCTGTTGCAGTTGGGATGTTTTCTAAACCAGAATTAGGTTTAATATTAGCCACTGCTCATTATATTTCTTGTATCATAATCGGACTAACTATGCGTTTTTATGATCCCCCCAATAGTAATGAAGATGTAACGACAAGTCCCTATGAAGAAAAGGGATTAATTAAACACGCTTTTGCAGAACTCTATCGTGCCCGTAAAAATGACGGACGACCATTAGGTAAATTAATGGGGGAATCTATAATGGAATCTGTTAATACTTTACTTTTAATTGGCGGGTATATTATTCTTTTCTCTGTTTTTACAAAAATCCTACATTTAATGGGGATTACTAAGCTACTTACTTTCATCCTAACACCTATTTTAAAGCTTTTTAGCATAGATAAATCATTGATTTTACCAATTATTAGTGGCTTATTCGAAATTACTAATGGTGCAGATTTAGCCAGTCAAACTAATGCTCCTTTGATTCAACAGATAATTATTACTAGTGGAATTATAGCCTGGAGCGGTTTTTCGGTTCATGCTCAAGTAGCTACTATGGTTAATGGAACAGATATCCGAACTAAACCTTATATCTGGGCAAGAGTTCTACACGGCATTGTAGCCAGTATAGTTACTGCAATTATTTTTAATCCACTTCGAAATATAAATTCATTAAATGCAATTCCAGCCTTTGCTAATCAAGGCTACCAAATCAGCAAGCTTTCATTAAGAATTGATTATCTGCAGAGAATCGAGATATTAAGTTTAGGAATGATAACTTTCCTAGGCGGATTAATTGCTATCTCTCTCATATTTTATATCATTCAAAAAATCACTATAATAACAATTAAAACTTAGAATATAATTTTAAAATTATATTCTCTATTTTAAATTCTTTCTCAATAATTATTAAATATTTATTTTTTAGTAGTACTTATATTAAACCATTTCATAGATGATTTTGATAATGTTCTGTCTTTATGCATTGCTTTAATTACCTTATTTCAGATATAAGTTTTAATTATATTCATATTAGAAAAATGATGGCTTTTTTGACCATCATCGATTAACAAGATAATATCTCAGAATTAAAATTAAATTTAATGCTAATTTAATTTTAAAAAACAATTATTAGCTGCCAGCACACAATTCATCCTTTGATGTTAATACACAGTTTTTCCCTTCTAGCTTAGCTTGGTAAAGAGCCTGATCAGCTATACTAATTAACTCAGAAGAACTCTGCCCTTTAGAATAAGCTGCAACACCAATACTAACAGTCATTTGAATAACTCCTCCATCACAATTAATCTTGTTATTTTCAATTAACTCTTTTAATCTCTCTCCTTTAACTACTGCTCCTTGAATATCACTATCAACTAAAATAACTGCAAATTCTTCTCCCCCATAACGAGCTACTATATCACTACTACGAACATTTTCCCGCAGCAATTTTGCTAATTTTTTTAACATTTTATCCCCTGCTTGATGACCATAAGTATCATTTATCTCTTTAAAATCATCTATATCTAATAACAATAGAGCTAAATCTTGATCATAGCGCTCTGCTCGATTAATTTCTTGTTTTAAAGCCTCTTTAAAATACCCATGATTATAAAGTTTAGTTAAACTATCTCGCAAGGCTAATTGCTTCATGCTCATAAATCTTTTAGCTGTTACATAAAGAATAGTTATTACAAAAGAAAGCATACCTAAAGATACAAAATCTGCTTTATTTAGTGAAATATTATTTATTATAGGTAGTAAAAAGTTGAAAACTTGGTATTGATAAGCAAAAGAATAAATTAAAGCCAAAATTATATTTGCTGCTGCAATAATAAATCCAATTCCAAAAGTTCTAACTTCAGTCCTAACAAGTTTATACTCAACCTCCTCTATTCTATTATCCTCTTTTTCTAAAAAGGAAAACTTAATTATATAATAAGTAGAAATTAATAAAGAAATGAAAAGAGAAATATTATATATTTTTCCACTAATCATAACTGAATAAGGTTCAATAAAGTAGGTAATTACTGCTATTAAAATTTGACCTAAATAAAAAACAGCAATAATATTAAACAATTTTTTTCTATAACGAATTAATTCACCTAAATAGAAAAAGAAACTAGCAACTCCAAAAAATAGATTAAAATAATAAATCAAATAAAGCTCACGACTGAAATTTTTAAATAATAATCCAATTATAGTATTATAATTTAAAGTGTAAATAAATACTGAAGAAATGAACATCCCTAAATAAAGCAAAATCAGTTTTCGCCATTGAAATAAATACATTAATAGAATAGAAATTCCAATTAATAAATAAATTGAACTGAAAATAAGTCTTAAAATATTCTTGAAAAATATTCTTTCAATTGCTAGTCGATAAGAAGAACTAAAATTAATTAATTTACTCCCAATAAACACCTTTTTCCTTTTATTATAAATCTTAATGTAAATATACTTGCCTTGATACTCTTCAGGTAAAGAAATAATCCGATGTGAAAATTGAGGCAATCTCAACTTTCCTGTCAAATTGCCATTTTTAAAAATTAAATTTTCCTCTAAATAAATTTTGTAGGGAAAATATATATTAGGAATACCTGTTACATGTAAAACAGCATCTTCAGTTTCAGTAGAAGGTAATCTTTTCCTTAACCAAACATAATTATACTTTTTTGTTTCTGACGGTAAATGCTTCCCTAAATTATAAGGCTGCCAATTTTGATTTTTTTTCTCATCAACTGATAGAGAAAAACCACCTAATTTATATTCCCAATTAGTTTCTTCAAGCTCTACTGCTTGAGTAACAGCCTGGCTGCTAAAAGAAATTAAAAGAATTAAAATAATTAACAAGATCATATTTCTAAATTTACTCTGCAGCCTCATCTTTTCCCTCTCCTTTTTCTGCATATTAACTTTAACTTGAAACTATTAAATAATTATTTATAATATATAATATTCATTTTAATTAATATTTACATTCATTATAACAAATTCTGTAAGGAATAAATTATCTCCTTGTAATTTTTTAATTTATATTATTGTTTTCATTAAAGAAATCTGATATTATAAGGTTAAAAAATAATCTATTATTATAAAATAATATGCAATGAAATGTTTTTTTATGATAAAAATTCAATATAATTCTACTTTATCCGATAATTAACAAATTAAAATATAATTATAATCTCAGGAGGATAAATGATGTTAGTTAGTTTATTTCATAATATGACCTTAATTATTTCCTTTATATTTATAGGAGTTAGGCTAAGAAAATTTATCATGAGAAAAACAAATAATAATTCAATTTTTAGATTGATACTCCCTATTATAGTAGGTTTATTGTCAACTACAACTATGATGGAACCATTTAAATATAAAAAAATGATATTTGATTTAAGACATGTTCCCGTCTTTTTAATTACATATGGATTGGGCTGGAAAAAAGGACTATTTTCTATTATACCTCCAACGATTTATCAAGTATATTTAGGAGAAAATACAGCCAAGCCAGGTGTTATACTTGGGCTTTTATTACCAGTTTTAATCGGACATATTTTTTATGATTATAAAAAAATAAAACCCCTATTAGTTAAAATTAATATAAAAGAAGTTTTAACTAGCTATTTAATTTTCAGTATCATTAAGTCAATATTACAATTTTTTGTAATAGATATCCCTTTTAAATTATGGATTAAATTAACTATAAATGTAACTATATTTTCTTTAATATCTTTATTTATTATACTCTTGATTATTAAAGATATAAATCAATCAACTGTACTTAAAAAAGAATTAGAACGAAAAGCTAACTATGATGTTATGACTGGCCTACCTAATCTAAATCATTTTAAAAATAAAGCCAAAGAAGCAATGAAATGTAAAACTCCAATAATAATTATAATGGTAGATATAGATAACTTTAAAGACTATAATGATATTCACGGCCATCCTGCTGGAAATAAAGCACTTCAAAGATTAGCTAAAATCTTAAAAAATAATACAAGAAATAGTGATTTAGTAGCTAGATATGGCGGAGAAGAATTTATTTTAGGAGTTCCTAATATTTCAAATAAAGAAGAGGCTTTTTTCGTTGCTAAAAGATTTAGAATGAAAGTAGAAAAATATCAATTTGAAGGAGAAGAAGCACTACCTAATAAAAATTTAACAATTTCCCTTGGAATTAGTTCTATATCTTA
This genomic interval carries:
- a CDS encoding spore germination protein translates to MIWNKIKNFLQNKEEKIIERLITDEHDDKIKKNITKNLDYLKSNLAQSDDLIFRELFIGGHQEFNAQIIYIEELISKDVLQREVLKPLMFEIETIDENTNIKKQINNTLSKLSIPVNNVSILNSLSKAIENILSGNAVLFIDGVAKAFNLDIKTYRGRNVQRSFIEATTRGPQEAFNESLKINTALIRKRLKDNNLVIESKQIGERTKTDLALAYINDIADKDIVKKIKDRLDNIEIDGVLDIGVISQYLEGNWASPFPQFKETERPDKAVSSLLEGRIVLILNGTPFVTIVPANFIQFFQSPEDYYDRFYIGTALRILRLMAVFMAISLPAIYISLVSFHHELLPRGLAMTIAEARQGIPFPSYLEALIMELSLELLREAGIRLPGPIGQTIGIVGGIILGDAAVSAGLVSPPMVIIVALTAIATFVIPSYSAAIPLRLLRFPMMLLSAIFSVYGIMIGWLLILIHLCSLESLGQPYFAPFGPIKWADLKDTILRVPRRLMVTRPKSISTQQKDEQDRKGDYDKGGD
- a CDS encoding GerAB/ArcD/ProY family transporter, coding for MRIDEIKKYQLSSNQLMFIIIQVCVGIGILSLPRAISSTSKQSSWLSIIIGGLMWVAAVFIMYKLGSLFPKDTIIEYSPKILGKFLGSIIGISYFAYSTFAAAIIARLFITVLTRYILPQTPVLVTIIILILTCLYSSSLGFKTMARLHQFLFFALVPTFLLLIPASFKIDLLNLQPVFNTGIKSILKGSYDTMSSYLGIEIILLIFPFVKQKKKAFKYSVIGIVTVMLTYLYIVIINIGFFGSDTLQHMIWPTINILKAIRIPFFGRLEFLFIFFWIAIVFTTVQAYCHRASYSLTQLFNWEDHRLSNFILFPIIISLASIPDDIWEAFNYINLVDHLGTILAFVIPSSMLLIAKLRGVKGNQ
- a CDS encoding GerAB/ArcD/ProY family transporter, with translation MRIDEIKKYQLSANQLMFIIIQVCVGTGILSLPRAISKTSRQDSWLAIIIGALMWVTALFFMDKLASLFPKDTIIEYSPKILGKFLGSIIAISYSVYSTITAAIIARLFITVLTSYILPQTPILVTIIILILTCLYSSNLGFKTMARLHQFLFFALVPTFLLLIPASIEIDLLNLRPVFNTGIKSILKGSYDTMFSYVGIEVLLLIFPFIKQKQKVFKYSTAGIGVVTLTYLYIVMIGIGFFGSNTLQHMIWPTINILKAIRIPFFGRLEFLFIFFWIAIAFTTVQVYCHMANYSLTQLFNWEDHRLSNFILFPILIGLAFLPNNILEVYDYINFIAQLGTILAFVIPPSMLLIAKLRGVRGDQQYD
- a CDS encoding Ger(x)C family spore germination protein, producing MIKKFLILLIIIFITFPLAGCWDITEIERTQFPTYITIDKAKNDNQAPYLFSIQFPILRPKASKKVNNLSVPAYSMGNAINELQGRSMGLLSLGMLRTVIFSKKVAKKGLLPHIDSIWRNPIVPGSVLFAIVQNRAEKIEKVNVPTTKNLGNYIDLLFKTTSRNALLPERNLVNFFSNLKTQGIEPSIPLIKYGKTDIKIIGTALFRKDKMVGKLQVPETRALSLLTEKFTKGEIPLKVNDHMVTYYIQQVNSNIEPNYHNNRFIFDINLELDVDVVEDTSSKQLIDNKKALANMENYLEVAIKKEIGILFNKLQKHKSDVIGIGRKVKIKTPKKFNEDEWPQDFQNAETKIKVIVNIRRFGIST
- the ylbJ gene encoding sporulation integral membrane protein YlbJ; protein product: MSTIKNKKSIYFKAAIGIFITISLIIFSEQGFEAAVQGLHTWWEIVFPALLPFFIMAEILMGLGVVHFLGALLEPLMRPLFKLPGVGAFAFAMGLASGYPIGAKITGNLRRDKLCTQVEGERLIAFCNTADPLFMIGAVAVGMFSKPELGLILATAHYISCIIIGLTMRFYDPPNSNEDVTTSPYEEKGLIKHAFAELYRARKNDGRPLGKLMGESIMESVNTLLLIGGYIILFSVFTKILHLMGITKLLTFILTPILKLFSIDKSLILPIISGLFEITNGADLASQTNAPLIQQIIITSGIIAWSGFSVHAQVATMVNGTDIRTKPYIWARVLHGIVASIVTAIIFNPLRNINSLNAIPAFANQGYQISKLSLRIDYLQRIEILSLGMITFLGGLIAISLIFYIIQKITIITIKT
- a CDS encoding diguanylate cyclase, translated to MRLQSKFRNMILLIILILLISFSSQAVTQAVELEETNWEYKLGGFSLSVDEKKNQNWQPYNLGKHLPSETKKYNYVWLRKRLPSTETEDAVLHVTGIPNIYFPYKIYLEENLIFKNGNLTGKLRLPQFSHRIISLPEEYQGKYIYIKIYNKRKKVFIGSKLINFSSSYRLAIERIFFKNILRLIFSSIYLLIGISILLMYLFQWRKLILLYLGMFISSVFIYTLNYNTIIGLLFKNFSRELYLIYYFNLFFGVASFFFYLGELIRYRKKLFNIIAVFYLGQILIAVITYFIEPYSVMISGKIYNISLFISLLISTYYIIKFSFLEKEDNRIEEVEYKLVRTEVRTFGIGFIIAAANIILALIYSFAYQYQVFNFLLPIINNISLNKADFVSLGMLSFVITILYVTAKRFMSMKQLALRDSLTKLYNHGYFKEALKQEINRAERYDQDLALLLLDIDDFKEINDTYGHQAGDKMLKKLAKLLRENVRSSDIVARYGGEEFAVILVDSDIQGAVVKGERLKELIENNKINCDGGVIQMTVSIGVAAYSKGQSSSELISIADQALYQAKLEGKNCVLTSKDELCAGS
- a CDS encoding GGDEF domain-containing protein, whose amino-acid sequence is MLVSLFHNMTLIISFIFIGVRLRKFIMRKTNNNSIFRLILPIIVGLLSTTTMMEPFKYKKMIFDLRHVPVFLITYGLGWKKGLFSIIPPTIYQVYLGENTAKPGVILGLLLPVLIGHIFYDYKKIKPLLVKINIKEVLTSYLIFSIIKSILQFFVIDIPFKLWIKLTINVTIFSLISLFIILLIIKDINQSTVLKKELERKANYDVMTGLPNLNHFKNKAKEAMKCKTPIIIIMVDIDNFKDYNDIHGHPAGNKALQRLAKILKNNTRNSDLVARYGGEEFILGVPNISNKEEAFFVAKRFRMKVEKYQFEGEEALPNKNLTISLGISSISYNKSLDELIQEADKALYSSKNKGKNCINFFDL